One window of the Asticcacaulis sp. SL142 genome contains the following:
- the rodA gene encoding rod shape-determining protein RodA, whose amino-acid sequence MAESALTRPGQRERYQNKFAQIDWTLCLMMALIAGMGSLVLYSVGGMSWEPWAYDHLFRFGLCFVVMIGLSMINLSIWLSISYWAYGGSLLLLFAVELFGKVKMGAQRWLDIGITDIQPSEFMKLAIVLALARWYHENSAKDANWSWKLLVPIFMILIPFTLVAHQPDLGTAMLILITGVAVMVAAGLNWKAIATAAGAGIVAIPFVFTFVLHDYQAKRITTFLDPESDPSGSGYHILQSKIAMGSGGLLGKGLGLGSQSQLNFLPEKHTDFIFAAVSEELGFVGGASVFLLYGLVIFMALRIAMLSHSHFGRLAVAGTIATFAVYVLINGAMVMGLAPVVGVPMPLLSYGGSVMLTVMVGFGLIQGVRVHRYQELPRQNSIFARFE is encoded by the coding sequence ATGGCTGAAAGCGCACTGACACGCCCCGGACAACGCGAACGCTATCAGAACAAGTTCGCTCAGATTGACTGGACGCTGTGCCTGATGATGGCCCTGATCGCCGGTATGGGCTCACTGGTGCTCTATAGCGTCGGCGGCATGTCGTGGGAGCCGTGGGCCTATGACCATCTGTTCCGGTTTGGGCTGTGTTTCGTGGTCATGATCGGCCTGTCCATGATCAATCTCAGTATCTGGCTGAGTATAAGTTACTGGGCCTACGGCGGATCGCTGTTGCTGCTGTTTGCGGTTGAGTTGTTCGGTAAGGTCAAGATGGGGGCGCAGCGCTGGCTCGATATCGGTATCACCGACATTCAGCCATCCGAGTTTATGAAACTGGCCATCGTGCTGGCTCTGGCGCGCTGGTATCATGAAAATTCGGCCAAGGACGCTAACTGGTCGTGGAAACTGCTGGTGCCGATCTTCATGATCCTAATCCCGTTTACGTTGGTGGCGCACCAGCCGGATCTCGGCACCGCTATGCTGATCCTGATTACCGGTGTGGCGGTCATGGTGGCGGCGGGCCTGAACTGGAAAGCGATTGCGACGGCTGCGGGGGCAGGGATTGTCGCCATTCCGTTTGTGTTCACCTTTGTCCTGCACGACTATCAGGCCAAGCGCATCACCACCTTCCTTGATCCGGAATCCGATCCGTCAGGGTCGGGCTACCACATCCTGCAATCAAAGATCGCCATGGGCTCAGGCGGGCTGTTGGGTAAGGGGCTGGGACTCGGTTCACAGTCACAGCTTAACTTCCTGCCGGAAAAGCATACCGACTTTATCTTTGCAGCCGTATCCGAAGAACTGGGTTTTGTCGGCGGTGCATCGGTATTTCTGCTCTATGGGTTGGTGATTTTCATGGCCCTGCGCATTGCCATGCTGTCCCATAGCCACTTTGGACGGCTGGCTGTGGCAGGGACAATTGCCACCTTTGCCGTCTATGTGCTGATCAACGGGGCCATGGTCATGGGGCTGGCGCCGGTCGTGGGCGTGCCTATGCCGCTGTTGTCCTACGGCGGCTCGGTCATGCTGACGGTGATGGTGGGCTTTGGCCTGATCCAGGGCGTGAGGGTGCATAGATACCAGGAGCTACCCCGCCAGAATTCCATCTTCGCCCGCTTCGAGTAA
- the mrdA gene encoding penicillin-binding protein 2 yields MAETSIIFSDVNERQGVFSRRVFLMGGVVAFGLFALTGRLAQLQLIEGGKYRRLSSANQFNYRLIPPPRGQILDRNGVVIAGNRPSFSVLVMRSQVKDIDETLDQIAYVLPQTLLRRRAILRDINQSRRFAPTAIATDLNWEDFAKVNLYASTIPGVDVSMDEVRVYHYGGAFSHVIGYVGKISDKDLKAETAAVGDEEQLDPILLHPGFRIGKQGIEKAFDKDLRGVAGARKIEVNATGNIIAEDSDGMRPATPGEDVVLTLDAEIQQRALEVFGEDSGGAVLMNIHTGEVLCMMSAPSFDPNLFVSGISSKAYGLLRDYERLPLLDKCIGSTYAPGSTFKVATALAFLEGGINPEERVVCSGSYRYGNRSFACHKRGGHGPQTMHDAIKNSCDVYFYHMCNRAEAGPDRIAQTARALGMGHIFENFEIAGQKRGTIPDREYKRTAFKNDPKWHPGETLSVAIGQGYVTTSALQLCTYIARIANGQKAVEPYLVKKIGEVEKVPFKDFKDLPFSRAHLDIVRAGMVAVSNDVTGTAYRNSRLNLGNIEMAGKTGTAQVRSYDKVTNRRNEGIPWKLRDHGLFVAFAPADNPKYAIAVIVQHGMGGSMFAAPKAREIMKLALIKDPEMQARIIQPMPVDPNLANAPDQPLTSDAAPEPLDINPSPDAIPPQ; encoded by the coding sequence ATGGCTGAAACCTCGATCATTTTCAGCGATGTCAACGAACGTCAGGGCGTGTTCTCACGGCGCGTCTTCCTGATGGGCGGGGTGGTGGCGTTTGGCCTGTTTGCCCTAACCGGACGGCTGGCGCAGCTTCAGCTTATCGAAGGTGGCAAGTACCGGCGCCTATCCTCGGCCAATCAGTTCAACTACCGCCTGATCCCGCCGCCGCGCGGGCAAATCCTCGATCGCAACGGCGTGGTCATTGCCGGAAACCGGCCATCGTTTTCGGTGCTGGTAATGCGCTCTCAGGTCAAGGATATAGACGAGACCCTGGATCAGATCGCCTATGTCCTGCCGCAGACCCTGCTGCGCCGCCGGGCGATCCTGCGCGACATAAACCAAAGCCGGCGGTTTGCACCGACCGCCATTGCCACCGACCTGAACTGGGAAGATTTCGCCAAGGTCAACCTCTATGCCTCGACCATTCCGGGCGTGGATGTGTCGATGGATGAGGTGCGCGTGTACCATTACGGCGGCGCGTTTTCCCACGTCATCGGCTATGTGGGTAAGATTTCCGACAAAGACCTTAAGGCCGAGACCGCCGCGGTGGGCGACGAAGAACAGCTTGACCCCATCCTGCTGCACCCCGGTTTTCGTATCGGCAAGCAAGGCATTGAAAAGGCCTTCGACAAAGACCTGCGCGGGGTAGCAGGGGCACGTAAGATTGAAGTCAACGCCACCGGCAACATCATTGCCGAAGACTCAGACGGCATGCGTCCGGCCACACCCGGCGAAGATGTCGTCCTGACGCTGGATGCCGAGATTCAGCAACGCGCGCTGGAGGTCTTTGGCGAAGATTCCGGCGGGGCGGTGTTGATGAACATCCACACCGGCGAAGTGCTGTGCATGATGTCGGCGCCGTCGTTCGATCCCAACCTGTTCGTGTCGGGGATATCGTCTAAGGCGTACGGCCTGTTGCGCGACTATGAGCGCCTGCCGCTGCTCGATAAGTGCATCGGCTCGACCTATGCGCCGGGCTCCACATTTAAGGTGGCGACGGCTCTGGCCTTCCTTGAGGGCGGCATAAACCCTGAAGAGCGGGTGGTGTGCTCAGGCAGTTACCGCTACGGCAATCGCTCCTTTGCCTGCCACAAACGCGGTGGTCATGGCCCACAGACCATGCATGATGCCATTAAAAACTCATGCGACGTCTATTTCTACCACATGTGTAATCGGGCTGAGGCCGGTCCCGACCGCATCGCCCAGACGGCGCGGGCGCTCGGTATGGGCCATATCTTTGAAAACTTTGAAATCGCGGGTCAAAAGCGCGGCACCATTCCTGACCGCGAATATAAGCGCACGGCCTTTAAGAACGATCCGAAATGGCATCCGGGGGAAACCCTTTCGGTCGCCATCGGTCAGGGCTATGTGACGACCTCAGCCCTGCAATTATGTACCTATATCGCCCGCATCGCCAATGGCCAGAAGGCGGTTGAGCCCTATCTGGTCAAGAAAATCGGCGAAGTTGAAAAAGTTCCGTTCAAGGATTTCAAAGACTTGCCGTTCTCAAGGGCGCATCTTGATATCGTCCGCGCGGGTATGGTCGCGGTGTCCAATGATGTAACCGGCACGGCGTACCGCAATTCGCGCCTGAACCTTGGCAATATCGAAATGGCGGGCAAGACCGGCACGGCGCAGGTACGCTCCTACGATAAGGTGACTAACCGCCGCAACGAAGGCATCCCGTGGAAACTGCGTGACCACGGCCTGTTTGTCGCCTTTGCGCCCGCCGATAACCCCAAATACGCCATTGCGGTCATCGTCCAGCACGGTATGGGCGGGTCGATGTTTGCGGCCCCGAAAGCGCGCGAAATCATGAAGCTGGCCCTGATCAAAGACCCTGAAATGCAGGCCCGCATCATTCAACCCATGCCGGTTGATCCGAATTTGGCCAATGCACCGGATCAGCCGCTGACGTCCGATGCGGCCCCCGAACCGCTTGATATCAACCCGTCGCCCGACGCTATCCCACCGCAGTAA
- a CDS encoding rod shape-determining protein — protein sequence MLKGFFGGFSNDIAMDLGTANTLIYMKGRGIVLNEPSVVALRNVGGRKVVHAVGIEAKQMLGRTPGHMEAIRPMKDGVIADFEVAEEMIKYFIRKVHNRKGFVNPKVIVCVPSGATAVERRAINDSCLNASARRVGLLDEPMAAAIGAGLPIHEPTGSMVVDIGGGTTEVAVLSLSGIVYSRSVRVGGDKMDEAITNFMRRNHNLLIGETTAERIKKDIGTARVPHDGEGLAIDVKGRDLMQGVPREVRISERQAAEALAEPVAQIIDAVKVALEATPPELAADIADKGIMLTGGGALLRGLDVEIRDQTGLPVSVAEDPLSCVAIGCGRVLEHPRWMRGILDATLS from the coding sequence ATGTTAAAAGGCTTCTTCGGCGGGTTCTCGAACGACATTGCGATGGATTTGGGGACGGCCAATACGCTCATATACATGAAGGGCCGGGGCATAGTTCTCAATGAGCCGTCGGTGGTCGCGCTGCGTAATGTCGGCGGCCGCAAGGTGGTTCACGCCGTGGGCATAGAGGCCAAGCAGATGCTGGGCCGCACGCCGGGCCACATGGAAGCCATCCGCCCGATGAAGGACGGCGTTATCGCTGACTTCGAAGTCGCCGAGGAAATGATCAAATATTTCATCCGTAAGGTCCATAACCGCAAAGGCTTTGTGAACCCCAAGGTGATCGTGTGCGTGCCGTCGGGGGCCACCGCCGTGGAGCGCCGCGCCATCAACGATTCGTGCCTGAACGCTTCGGCGCGCCGCGTGGGTCTGCTTGATGAGCCTATGGCCGCCGCGATCGGTGCCGGTCTGCCGATCCATGAGCCGACCGGATCTATGGTCGTTGATATCGGTGGCGGGACGACCGAAGTGGCCGTTCTGTCGCTGTCGGGTATCGTCTATTCGCGCTCCGTGCGCGTCGGCGGCGATAAGATGGACGAAGCCATCACCAACTTCATGCGCCGTAACCACAATCTGCTGATCGGTGAAACGACCGCTGAGCGCATCAAAAAAGACATTGGTACGGCACGGGTGCCCCATGACGGCGAAGGTCTGGCCATCGACGTTAAGGGCCGCGACCTGATGCAGGGCGTACCGCGTGAAGTGCGCATCTCTGAGCGTCAGGCCGCTGAAGCCCTGGCAGAACCGGTCGCCCAGATCATTGATGCGGTTAAGGTGGCGCTTGAGGCCACTCCGCCGGAACTAGCTGCTGACATTGCCGACAAAGGCATTATGCTGACGGGCGGCGGCGCGTTGCTGCGTGGTCTGGATGTCGAAATCCGCGATCAGACCGGCCTGCCGGTGTCTGTGGCCGAAGATCCGCTGTCGTGCGTGGCGATTGGTTGTGGTCGCGTGCTGGAGCATCCGCGCTGGATGCGCGGGATTCTGGACGCCACTTTATCTTAA
- a CDS encoding rod shape-determining protein MreC, with product MPQGDKHFEHLKLPVNWGVMALVAAVCIFGALSFLGDRREEVSGRSYGNRSGFDAAAGPASNVLATPAHVVGDGANWIDDYFFAVRENRILKKRVQDLSLYRDMYFQQKDISERYEKLLNLRTEPPVEMVTARSVSVSRGPFNNNRLIDAGSNVKIRFGNPVITDQGLVGRVVGVSPKVSRVLMITDVVSRTPIMIARSDARAVMSGDGGDFPRLDFVRGKDAVKKGDQILTSGDGGIFPRGLPVGEAVQGVDKVWRVKLYANRAPIDFVKILLYEDFSQFPEADQVLMTPQITELLPQPAIPQPVTAEAAASSAGVASTPAVGGATSSAVAPVSGVSATSAATRPTAPRPAQPRPAARTTPSATQPAQAQSQAQTQSAAATPSTEVPF from the coding sequence GTGCCGCAAGGGGATAAGCATTTTGAGCACCTGAAGCTGCCGGTCAACTGGGGCGTGATGGCTCTGGTCGCGGCGGTGTGTATCTTTGGTGCGCTCAGCTTTCTGGGTGACCGACGCGAAGAGGTGTCGGGGCGTTCCTACGGCAACCGCTCAGGCTTTGATGCCGCCGCAGGGCCCGCCAGCAATGTACTGGCCACCCCCGCCCATGTGGTCGGTGACGGGGCCAACTGGATCGACGATTACTTCTTTGCCGTGCGCGAAAACCGCATCCTGAAAAAACGGGTGCAGGATCTGTCGCTGTACCGCGATATGTATTTCCAGCAAAAAGACATTTCCGAACGCTACGAAAAGCTATTGAACCTGCGCACCGAGCCACCGGTTGAGATGGTCACGGCCCGTTCAGTGTCCGTCTCGCGCGGGCCGTTCAACAATAATCGCCTGATTGACGCCGGATCGAACGTAAAGATTCGTTTTGGCAATCCCGTCATTACCGATCAGGGGCTGGTCGGTCGCGTGGTCGGCGTCAGCCCAAAGGTCAGCCGCGTGCTGATGATCACCGATGTGGTCAGCCGTACCCCGATCATGATTGCCCGCTCCGACGCCCGTGCCGTCATGTCCGGCGATGGTGGTGATTTCCCGCGCCTTGATTTCGTGCGCGGCAAGGATGCGGTTAAAAAAGGCGACCAGATATTGACCTCCGGCGATGGCGGCATCTTCCCGCGCGGTTTGCCGGTGGGCGAAGCGGTGCAGGGGGTCGATAAGGTCTGGCGGGTCAAGCTCTATGCCAACCGGGCCCCGATCGATTTTGTGAAAATCCTGCTTTACGAAGATTTTTCACAGTTCCCGGAAGCCGATCAGGTGCTGATGACGCCGCAGATCACCGAACTTCTGCCGCAGCCGGCAATACCGCAACCTGTGACCGCAGAGGCGGCGGCATCCTCAGCAGGTGTGGCCTCAACACCGGCAGTCGGTGGCGCGACCTCAAGTGCGGTCGCTCCGGTTTCGGGAGTGTCCGCGACCTCGGCCGCCACCCGTCCGACAGCGCCTCGGCCTGCACAACCGCGTCCTGCTGCACGGACAACGCCATCGGCCACACAGCCTGCCCAAGCGCAATCGCAGGCCCAAACCCAAAGCGCTGCGGCCACGCCTTCGACTGAGGTGCCTTTTTGA
- a CDS encoding TVP38/TMEM64 family protein has translation MVQSLKALWDNVWSFLTNMDSKVMRAVWVTLALFACVGLVFMIGKTDIGHELTHELEAWMAHYSRSPWAVFIVIAVFTISAFIAAPQFVLIAACVVAFGPWLGFAYSWVATIVSAAVTFYAGRFIGADTLAKIEGKRMQRLSEYIGRNSFSASFIVRNVPSAPFIIVNMAFGVSKARFSGFILGCALGSIPKTALVALFGSSFSRLTSGGDWRGAALIAAIGLAWMALMIFARTLIEKWREAGRGPTS, from the coding sequence ATGGTGCAAAGCCTTAAGGCCCTCTGGGACAATGTGTGGTCCTTCCTGACCAATATGGACTCAAAGGTCATGCGCGCCGTGTGGGTGACGCTGGCCCTGTTTGCCTGCGTCGGCCTTGTGTTCATGATCGGTAAGACCGATATCGGCCATGAACTGACCCATGAACTCGAAGCGTGGATGGCGCACTATTCCAGGTCGCCGTGGGCGGTGTTCATTGTCATCGCGGTCTTTACGATTTCAGCCTTTATCGCCGCCCCCCAATTCGTTTTGATCGCCGCCTGCGTGGTGGCGTTCGGGCCGTGGCTGGGCTTTGCCTATTCATGGGTCGCCACGATCGTCTCTGCCGCCGTGACCTTTTATGCCGGCCGGTTTATTGGCGCGGATACCCTGGCTAAAATCGAAGGCAAGCGCATGCAGCGCCTGTCGGAATATATCGGGCGTAATTCATTCAGCGCATCGTTTATCGTGCGCAATGTCCCCTCAGCGCCATTTATCATCGTCAACATGGCGTTCGGTGTGTCTAAGGCGCGTTTTTCAGGGTTTATCTTAGGCTGTGCGCTGGGTTCTATCCCTAAGACCGCACTTGTGGCCCTGTTCGGATCGTCGTTTTCCAGGCTCACCTCCGGCGGTGACTGGCGCGGTGCGGCGCTCATTGCCGCCATCGGTCTGGCGTGGATGGCCCTGATGATTTTTGCCCGCACCCTGATCGAGAAATGGCGCGAAGCGGGTCGTGGCCCAACTTCTTAG